Below is a window of bacterium DNA.
GCAGGCTCCGCCTCCTCCCCCGCAGCCGAAACCCGTACCGCAGGTCGAGCAGCCTGATCTTGAGTACTGGCTGCAGAAGTTCCAGGTCGCGCGTGACAATTTCGAGGGAAGGCGCTACAGCACAGCACTCGACATTTTCCAGGAAATCGCCGATCAGGCGCCGGAGCCCCTTCTGCAGGTGCGCAGCGTGTACTGGATGGGTGAAACGTATTACGGCATGAAGCGCTACCGCGACGCCCGCCAACAGTTCGAGCGCGTGCTGCGGGAAACGGATATCGAATCGCTGCGCGAGCCCGCACAGCTCATGATCCGAAACTGCAACAAGTTCCTCTGATCTGCATTCACCTCCGTTTTCGGCTCCACCGAAACCGCATTTCTCAACACTCCCATGAACTTCCATGGGAGTGTTTTTTTATCCCCGCACCGGCAGCATACACCTTTCCACGCGGTACGCGCATCCCACAGTCGCTTTTCCCTTTTCCTCTTTTTGCATTCTTGCTAACTTGCATGATACCGCAAACGCGGTAACGAAATCAGCAACGAATACGACAGTAACAATGATCAAACGTATTGCACACATCGGCATCGCCGTAAAAAACCTCAATGACGCACAGTCCATTTTCAAAACCCTGCTCGGGATGTCTCCTTCCCATGTCGAGCGCGTGGAAGAACAGAAGGTGGACGTCAGCAGTTTTCATGTCGACGATACCAATCTCGAACTGACACAGGGTATCAGTGAAGACTCCCCAATCACCCGCTATATCGAAAAGCGCGGCGAAGGAATACACCACATGGCCTTCGAAGTTGATGACATTCATGCCGAACTCGCGCGGCTGAAGGAGGCCGGTGTCCGTCTCATCGATGAAGAACCGCGTATGGGAGCAGACAACTTTCTCGTTGCGTTCATTCACCCGAAATCCGCCGGCGGCGTACTCGTCGAACTGTGTCAGAAAGCGGGGTAAATCCTATCAGCGATCCGGCGAAAGAGCATCCCCAGTCAAAAGATCAGCAGCAGCCCGCTGACGAAAAGCAGCCCGCTGACGAAAAGCAGCCCGCTGACGAAAAGCAGCTGCCTGATGAACTTGCGTTCAAACTGAAGAACCTCCCGCGTGCACCGGGCGTTTACCAGTTTCGCAATACGGACGGGAAAATCATTTACGTCGGGAAGGCCAAGAACCTTCGGAACCGCGTTCGATCCTACTTCCAGGAACGCGGAACGTACGATCCCAAGCGCGACATCATGGTCGCCAAGATTGCGGATCTCGAGCTGGTCGTTACCGATTCGGAAGTCGAAGCGCTGCTGCTCGAGAATAATCTGATCAAGGAGCACAGTCCGCGGTACAATATCCGGCTGAAGGACGATAAGAGCTACCCGTATATTGTGGTGACCAATGAACCCTATCCGCGCGTGTTTTCGACGCGGCGTATCATTCGTGACGGCTCACGGTATTACGGACCGTATACAGACGTCAAGGGGATGCATCTGATGCTGCGGACCATCCGCTCGATTTTTCCCATCCGCAGCTGCGATTACCGTCTCGATGAGGAAGTCATCGCGCAGGGCAAGGTCAAACTCTGCCTCGATTACCATATCGACAAGTGTGAAGGACCGTGTGAAGGACTCGTCTCCGGTGACGATTACAACCACATGATCACCCAGGTGGAACAGCTGCTCAAAGGCAAGACGCGTGGACTGCAGAAGCAGCTCGAGGAAGAAATGAACGAGCAAGCCGAGCAGCTCGCGTTCGAGCGGGCGGCGGACCTGCGCAATCGCCTGCACGCACTGCAAACCTATCAGCAGAAGCAAAAAGTTGCGGCGGCGGATTTCAAAGACAGGGATATCATCGCGGTCGCGCGCCGTGAAGGCGACGCCGTCGGTGTCGTATTTCGGGTACGGGACGGCAAGATCATCGGGAAACAGCATTTCCCGTTCACTGGAGCTGACATCGAAGACGAAGCCCAGATTCTGGAGCACCTGCTGCACCGCTACTACACGAAAACGATGGACATCCCTGCTGAAATCGTGGTAGGGGTGGAACTGGATTCAGCCGGGGCCCTCGAGCAATGGCTCAGTGAGAAGGCCAGCATGAAAGTTGCCTTCACCATTCCGCAGATCGGCGATAAGGCCAAACTCCTCGGAATGTGCCGGGCGAATGCGACATTCCTGCTCGATGAGATTCTTCTCCAGAAATTGAAAGCCGAGAGTTCGCTGCCGAAATCCGTCGAAGCCCTGCAACAGTCACTGTATCTTCCCACACCTCCACGCCGTATCGAGTGTTTTGACATTTCGCATTTCCAGGGCGCGGAAACCGTGGCATCCATGGTGTCCTTCCTCGACGGAAAGCCGAGGAAAAGCGAGTACCGGAAATTCAGCATTCGCACGGTCGAAGGTGTCGATGATTTCGCCAGTATGCGGGAGGTCGTGCGCCGCAGGTATTCCCGTCTCCTCGATGAGGATCAGCCGTTACCCGATCTCATTGTCATTGACGGCGGGAAGGGACAGCTCTCCTCCGCTGTCGAAATCCTCCAGGAATTGGGATTGCAGAAGCAGGCGGTGATCGGACTCGCAAAGCGACTGGAGGAGGTGTTCGTTCCGGGCGAGAGTCTCCCGATGAGTATCCCGAAAACTTCGCCCGCGCTTAAATTGCTGCAGCGCGTGAGGGACGAAGCACACCGGTTCGCGATCACGTTTCACCGCGAGAAACGGCAGAAAAGCACTCTGCAAACCGCGCTTGAAGAAATTGAAGGCGTGGGTCCCAAGCGTGCGAAGGCCCTGCTCACCTCCTTCGGCTCCGTCCGCGCTGTCGAAGCGGCAACACTCGAACAACTGGCTGAACAGGTCGGCTGGAGTACCGCCAGAAGCATCCATGCCCACTTTCACGACGCAGATGACCAGTCCACCGAGGACGATCAGACAGAGAATACGGATACCTGATGCAAAAAGTAATCGTTTCCATAACATTGCTTTTCACCCTGCTCATTTCCCCATCCCTCTGGGCGCAACGCATCCCGAACGCAGAGCTTCATACTCTTGTGCGAAAAGGGATTCAGTACAGCGGCGAGCAGCGCTACAGCGATGCGAAAAAAGTGTTTGACCGCGCCATCCATGATTTTCCGAAGCACCCTGCCGGGTATTTGAACAAGGCCATTCTGCTGCAGGTCATATCTCTCGATTTTGAGGCCCCGGTTCCGATGCCCGAGTATCTCGATCTTCTTGAGAAAGCACGCACACTTGGTGATCAAATGCTCAGGCAGAAGAGCACGCGCAGTGAAGGACAGTATTACATCGGCATGGCGCGCAGCTACATCGCCTATTATCAGTTCAGGGACGGAGAGAACTGGATCAGCGGATTGTCGGAGGGGCTCAAGGCCACGGACTATCTTGAAGAGTGCCTGGAGAGCAATCCGAAAGCCTATGACGCGATGACAGGCGTCGGCACATACAAGTACTGGAAGAGTCAGAACATGTCGTTCCTGACCTGGACACCGCTCGTCGATGATGAGCGACGTGCAGGCATACACATGCTGCGAACAGCTGAAAAACATGCTTCTTACACATCACAGCAGGCAAGCAATTCACTGATCTGGATACACATCGAAGAGGAGCAATGGGACACTGCGATCAGGATCGCGCAGCGTGTGCTGAAGCGCTTCCCTCGCAACCGCCTGTTTCTGTGGGGACTCGCCTCGGCGGCCGAGGGGAAGGAAGACTGGAAACTGGCGCGATCCGCGTATGAACGCATCGTTGCATCAATTGACGACGAAGTTCTTGAAAAACGTTATATCGAAATGCAGGCACGTGCGAAGATCGCATCCATGAGCTACATGATCGGTGATATTGAGCGGGCGATGAAGGAATGCGACTGGATGCGCTCGAGGACCCGCACCTCGCTCCAGGGTTTGACTGAGGATGGAAAAGACAGAATTGAGCGGCGGCGGGAAGAAATGGAGGAACTTTACGAAGAACTGCACTGAGCGATGACTACGCTGCAGGAAATAAAAACCCCTTCTCCACTCTCGTGAAGAAGGGGTTTTTCACTGTTTCCGTCGACTACTTGGTAAGCAGCATTTTACCTGTGCTGACAGTTTCACCAACGGTTAGCGTGTAGAAATATGCTCCACCGGGCAGGTCCCCGGCTTCAAACGGCAGAGACACCGTTTCGCCTTCAAAGACATCCGCATCATAAAGTTCGCGCACGACCTTGCCGAGCGTGTTGTAAACGAGCAGGGATGCCCGTCCCGACACGGCTGCGGTGAAGGTGATGGTGGTGGACGGATTGAAGGGATTCGGATAATTGCGGATCACATGTTCAGGGGTGTCCGCGCTGACCTCGACCACAGGCGAGTACGAGATACTGCCATCACGGTCTATCTGGCGCAGACGGTAACAGGCACCACCGCGCAGAGGCATCTCATCGTTGAAACGGTACGACAGTTCACGATTGCTCGTACCTGCTCCGTTGACAAACCCGATCTTTTCAAACGGGGCATCTTTGCCGGGGGCACGCTCGATATCGAAACCGTGATTATTCAGTTCCGTCGCTGTCGTCCACCGCAGCTCGACGACAGCGTCCTTCCTGCGTGCGGCGAAAGCAGTCAGCTCGACAGGCAGAGGCGCGTTGAGATCTGCAAGCGTGTACCTGTGGTTGATGCTGGTCACACCGTCGTAGTGGTAGGTCACGGTATTGCTGGTGGTCTGCACGATGCTCGTCACCAGTTTGGCGAACTGATCCTCGCCTGCTGTCCCGAGATCGCCGTACGCGAGAAGCAACGCGTTCTCATTGTTGCCATTCAACTCGGAATCCTTGTACTGCAGTCCCAGTGTGTACACCATGCCCGTCGGTGTCATATCTCCCGCAAGGCGTTCGATGTCATAGTACCGCGACACTGCCTGTGCGTCTGGAGCAGTCTTGACCAGGGTGAACGAATAATCCGTACCCGAAGCAAGCGTCGGGACCAGCATCGTCGTCTGCGTTCCATTGAAGGTATACGAACCCACGGCCTGCAGTGTACGCTGCACCGTTCCGATAATTTCCCCACTTCCCAGTGTCGCCACCATAGGTGCCGTTGAAGCGAAGGTAAGCGTGTTGGAAGGAATATTCAGATCCTTCGCAAGTGAAATGGTATTGCGCACGCTGATATCAGCCGACGAAGAAAAGCTGCCGTTCACGTTGCTGATCACGAGGGAATAAAAGTCCGGCGTCGTGCCATTGAAGACGATAGTCTCCGAGTTCAGCGTCGTAAGTGCCGTGCCAGCGACTCCGACAGAATAACTGCCTCCGATCACGCAGCTCGAACCAATTGCGGTGGAGCTGTGGGTGAGTCCGCCTGCAAACACATTGGTCCCGCCGGTAATATTGATCACGGGCCCCGAGACGGTCACCAATCCCGAGAAGCCTCCTGCAGCACTGGTTCCGCCAATGTTGAGCGCGCCCTGCACATCGACCGTTCCTGCGACAGAGCAACTGTTCCCTATCGTCAGATTCCCGCTGACATCCATATTGCCGCCAATCATGGCAGGTGCCTGCAGGCTCACGTCATTGCCGGCAATGATGTTGTTCGTTACCGAAAGCGAACCACCCGACAGCGTCAGCATCGAATTCGCACCGCTCATCGTCAGACTGCTGGTGGAGACCGTCCCTGATTGCATATCTATCGTCGCATTGTCACCGGACAGATTCAGCGCACCGTTGAACGTCACCAATCCCGAAAACGCATTGGCTCCGATAGTCACGCTGCTGTTGGTATTGGTGAAGTTGACATTCGAAAACGTCACATCCCCATCGCCCAGACTGTGATCACCAATAGTGATCGAACTCCCGCTGAAATTCAGCGTCGCTCCCGTCAGATCCGTCGCCGCAGTTCCCCCAATCGTCGTGCCAGTGAATGAATAGGATCCGCATCCAAAGTTATGCGTCGCAGTGCTGTTGTTGATCAGATTGCTTCCACACTGGACATTGCTGGTGGGGTTAACCAATCTTGCTGCGTCAGATAGAATTAGTTGGTCGATAATGGTTAGCGAATTGCTAACTGATTTGTCTCCACTCCCTTCCAGTTTCAGTGAGTAGTACGTAATTGCAGAACTAATGTTCTGATTACCATTTGCCAGGTAGCGAACCTCAGACCCTGGGTTGACATTCAGCATACCTGAGACAATGTAGTTTGTCGAAAAACTCGTACCTCCAACGCCCACTGAACCGTTGATTGTTAGATTTCCCGCAACCTGCAAGACCGTACCACTTGTGAATCCAGTTGAATGAGTGATTTCACCATTCACAGTGGTATTTCCAAACACACGGATTCTGTTGCCTCCGTTCGCATACAGCGTTGCACCACCGTCCAAGTAAAACGTCCCGCACCAGAGATCACCATTATTCATCGTCAACTCAGCATTCTGATAAACTGTAACATCAGAATTCATGAAAGTGCCAAGTCCATCCAAGCCACCACTCGCTGCATCAATGGTCAAGCTCCCATATATTTCTATAGGAGCTCCGCTAACTTTGAGAACACCACTTCCAGTAATTGTGAGTGCCCCGTTTACCTGCACTTTTTGGGTAAAGCCACCCGATCCAACTTCTACCCTACCGCCACTAGTGATCGTTAGAGAGCCACTAGATGTGATCGTAACCGACGATAGAACCAAGGGAGTTGGAAAGCCTATAGTGGAGCAGGTTACGTCTGTGGTTATTACTACATCATCGCCGGCAATCGGAGCAGTCCCACCCCACGTTGATGCTTGGGTCCAAGGACCATTTATCGTTGAGGTGCGTGTTGCAGCCTCAAGTGACAGTGCGCTACAGAGTAGTAGCAGAATAACCAGAAATACGTTCATTTTTGACATGATAAATCCTGTGACCCGTTTATAGAGTTTCTACGATCTATTGAGTTCCCTGAAAGTGGTATGTAATGGATAGTATTAGGGAGTGAGTTGAGGAGTGTTGGGGCTATTAAACGATCAAGAGCGGATTATCGGGTTTTTCTGGAAACAAAATACGGGAATGCACTGCGCAGGGCAAGTTACAATTTCCTTACTGTCCAAATTGTAAGAAAACAAAAACGGCCCCGAGTGGGGCCGCTCAACATACGAAATACAGATATTTGTCTTACTCGATTCCCTGCTCCGCGAGCCAGCGTTCGGCATCGATGGAGGCCATGCAACCTGAACCTGCGGCTGAAACTGCCTGGCGGTAGACGTGATCCTGAACATCGCCACACGCAAATACACCCTCAATATTGGTGTAGGTACTCTTACCCTTTGTAATGAGGTAGCCGTTTTCGTCCATATCCAGGATATCGGTGAACAGTTCGGTATTCGGCTTGTGTCCGATGCCGATGAAGAGTCCCTGCACGGGGAAATCCTCGAGTTCGCCGGTGTTCACGTTGCGCAGGACGAGATGCGTCATCTTCTTCAGGCCGTTTTCCTCGCTGCCCTTGACTTCCTCGACCACGGAATTCCACTTGAATTCGACTTTTCCACTCTTCAGGGCACGCTCCTGCATGATCTTCGAGGCACGGAGCTCTTCACGACGGTGGATGATGGTCACTTTGGTCGCGAATTTCGTGAGGAACAGCGCTTCTTCCATGGCGGTGTCTCCACCACCAACAACGGCCACTTCCTGATCCTTGAAGAAAAATCCGTCACAGGTCGCGCAGGCACTGACGCCGTATCCCATATACTCTTTCTCGCTTTCGAGACCAAGCAGACGGGCGCTCGCGCCGGTGGAGACGATGAGGGAATCCGCGGTATACGTTTTGTCATCGACCTGGACTTTGAACGGACGCTCGGAGGTGTCGATGCTGGTCACATGCTCGTATTTGCTCTCTGCACCAAAACGATGCGCCTGCTTGCGCATTTCATCCATGAGTTTCGGTCCCATGATGCCTTCAGGAAAACCTGGGTAGTTTTCGACTTCGGTGGTGATGGTGAGTTGACCTCCGGGCTGGGTTCCTTCGAAAATGAGCGGAGAGAGATTTGCGCGTGCGGAATAAAGGGCTGCGGTGAGTCCTGCCGGACCCGATCCGATGATAATGACTTTACGATGTTCCATGGTACTGCTGTTGATGCTGTGAATGATGTTATCTATCGGTATATGATTCCTGTTGCCGCAAAACGGTTCGAGCGTTCCTGCGAATTCCGGCTGCCTTCGCTCGTTTCACCGGACTTCCACGGAACTGCTCCCGGAAATCCTCGTCATTGATATCAGCAAGATCCCGCAGATTCGGAGCGAGCGCCGCATCCCGAGGCTCAAATGCCGCTTCGGTACTTTCCCTGGCG
It encodes the following:
- the mce gene encoding methylmalonyl-CoA epimerase → MIKRIAHIGIAVKNLNDAQSIFKTLLGMSPSHVERVEEQKVDVSSFHVDDTNLELTQGISEDSPITRYIEKRGEGIHHMAFEVDDIHAELARLKEAGVRLIDEEPRMGADNFLVAFIHPKSAGGVLVELCQKAG
- the uvrC gene encoding excinuclease ABC subunit UvrC, producing MPDELAFKLKNLPRAPGVYQFRNTDGKIIYVGKAKNLRNRVRSYFQERGTYDPKRDIMVAKIADLELVVTDSEVEALLLENNLIKEHSPRYNIRLKDDKSYPYIVVTNEPYPRVFSTRRIIRDGSRYYGPYTDVKGMHLMLRTIRSIFPIRSCDYRLDEEVIAQGKVKLCLDYHIDKCEGPCEGLVSGDDYNHMITQVEQLLKGKTRGLQKQLEEEMNEQAEQLAFERAADLRNRLHALQTYQQKQKVAAADFKDRDIIAVARREGDAVGVVFRVRDGKIIGKQHFPFTGADIEDEAQILEHLLHRYYTKTMDIPAEIVVGVELDSAGALEQWLSEKASMKVAFTIPQIGDKAKLLGMCRANATFLLDEILLQKLKAESSLPKSVEALQQSLYLPTPPRRIECFDISHFQGAETVASMVSFLDGKPRKSEYRKFSIRTVEGVDDFASMREVVRRRYSRLLDEDQPLPDLIVIDGGKGQLSSAVEILQELGLQKQAVIGLAKRLEEVFVPGESLPMSIPKTSPALKLLQRVRDEAHRFAITFHREKRQKSTLQTALEEIEGVGPKRAKALLTSFGSVRAVEAATLEQLAEQVGWSTARSIHAHFHDADDQSTEDDQTENTDT
- a CDS encoding tetratricopeptide repeat protein, which encodes MQKVIVSITLLFTLLISPSLWAQRIPNAELHTLVRKGIQYSGEQRYSDAKKVFDRAIHDFPKHPAGYLNKAILLQVISLDFEAPVPMPEYLDLLEKARTLGDQMLRQKSTRSEGQYYIGMARSYIAYYQFRDGENWISGLSEGLKATDYLEECLESNPKAYDAMTGVGTYKYWKSQNMSFLTWTPLVDDERRAGIHMLRTAEKHASYTSQQASNSLIWIHIEEEQWDTAIRIAQRVLKRFPRNRLFLWGLASAAEGKEDWKLARSAYERIVASIDDEVLEKRYIEMQARAKIASMSYMIGDIERAMKECDWMRSRTRTSLQGLTEDGKDRIERRREEMEELYEELH
- a CDS encoding T9SS type A sorting domain-containing protein — translated: MVNPTSNVQCGSNLINNSTATHNFGCGSYSFTGTTIGGTAATDLTGATLNFSGSSITIGDHSLGDGDVTFSNVNFTNTNSSVTIGANAFSGLVTFNGALNLSGDNATIDMQSGTVSTSSLTMSGANSMLTLSGGSLSVTNNIIAGNDVSLQAPAMIGGNMDVSGNLTIGNSCSVAGTVDVQGALNIGGTSAAGGFSGLVTVSGPVINITGGTNVFAGGLTHSSTAIGSSCVIGGSYSVGVAGTALTTLNSETIVFNGTTPDFYSLVISNVNGSFSSSADISVRNTISLAKDLNIPSNTLTFASTAPMVATLGSGEIIGTVQRTLQAVGSYTFNGTQTTMLVPTLASGTDYSFTLVKTAPDAQAVSRYYDIERLAGDMTPTGMVYTLGLQYKDSELNGNNENALLLAYGDLGTAGEDQFAKLVTSIVQTTSNTVTYHYDGVTSINHRYTLADLNAPLPVELTAFAARRKDAVVELRWTTATELNNHGFDIERAPGKDAPFEKIGFVNGAGTSNRELSYRFNDEMPLRGGACYRLRQIDRDGSISYSPVVEVSADTPEHVIRNYPNPFNPSTTITFTAAVSGRASLLVYNTLGKVVRELYDADVFEGETVSLPFEAGDLPGGAYFYTLTVGETVSTGKMLLTK
- the trxB gene encoding thioredoxin-disulfide reductase yields the protein MEHRKVIIIGSGPAGLTAALYSARANLSPLIFEGTQPGGQLTITTEVENYPGFPEGIMGPKLMDEMRKQAHRFGAESKYEHVTSIDTSERPFKVQVDDKTYTADSLIVSTGASARLLGLESEKEYMGYGVSACATCDGFFFKDQEVAVVGGGDTAMEEALFLTKFATKVTIIHRREELRASKIMQERALKSGKVEFKWNSVVEEVKGSEENGLKKMTHLVLRNVNTGELEDFPVQGLFIGIGHKPNTELFTDILDMDENGYLITKGKSTYTNIEGVFACGDVQDHVYRQAVSAAGSGCMASIDAERWLAEQGIE